The region CTCACAATATTTAGGTTTTATTGATAGTGAATAGACGTGGGAGAGGCTGCCCTCGTTTATTCGGGTGGCTTTAATTTCTCTGAAACTGACTTTTGTGGTGTATTTAATGCATATATGTTCATCTGCATTTATTTCATTTGGTTAGATGGTTGGGAAGGTTTTCAAATTCCACTCTCCCTTATTTGAATAGATCAACACTCCCATAAATATTTGGGGGTGCAGTTGGATAGTAGAGAAATAAACGTGaccataatttattatttccatgTGGTCGCCTTTCTTGATATACCTTAATACCTGTCAAATTggatatttaaatatattttcattattttatactagtattttactatccatgtattaatttattttatcttataattCTTGTAGTATTCAGAAGATGGTATTGGAATAACATATGTTTAATGCAATTAAAttgtaatgaaaataaaaatattcaattcatGTTAGTAAAGGGATAGTTTAGTAGGATAGATAATTTATTATAGGAACAAAAtaaatgtgttttccttataatgttttatttatttgttattatcaactttttttttacttgggaGGGGAATGGACGAATGATAGAGTTTGAACCCGATTCGATTGTAAATCGGCTGAACTGAAACCCTATTTTGAGCTCGAATCGACTAGTATTATGCTCGATTCGAGCCCTAGGAACATGCATGGTCAAGGACATTTACATATAGTAGtataacacaaaattaaaacaaGCTCCACAAATCCTTCATCTTAATTACATGTAACTTGAAGAGTTAATTAGAAAGTGTAGATTAATTTGTGTGCATGTACATATAACATATGCAGGTGGGGAAGTTTTTGCACTACGTGAGTCGTTTCATAGTAGGCTTCGCCGTTGGTTTCATGAGAGTTTGGCAGATCAGTTTGGTGACACTTTCCATAGTGCCATTAATCGCAATCGCCGGTGGGATTTACGCGTACGTGGCGACCGGCCTCATTGCCAGGGTTCGGAAATCTTACATCGAAGCTGGAGAAATTGCGGAAGAGGTGATAGGCAACGTTAGAACGGTGCATGCATTTGTGGGAGAAGAGAAGGCAGTGAAGTCATACACGGAATCCCTTTTGGGGACATACAAGTATGGGAGGAAAGCCGGGCTTGCCAAGGGCCTCGGCCTCGGGACGCTCCACTGCGTCCTCTTCCTCTCGTGGGCGTTGCTCGTGTGGTACACCAGCGTCGTCGTTCATAAGAACATCGCCAACGGTGGAGAGTCCTTCACCACCATGCTCAATGTTGTCATCTCTGGCTTGTAAGTTCATAAAAACATTACAAAAAAATGGAGTATTGTTTTTTGATTGGTTTGGATCAACTCTTTTGAATTAGTCCAAATTAAAGTCCATACTAGTATTTTCTAATTGGTTTGGCCCCTCTTTCAAATTAGACCAGATTTAAATTCTAGATGTATATTGATTGGGACCAGTCCTATTATGAATTAGACAAATTAAAGTCCAATTATTTTGATTGGTTTGGACCACCCTAGCTCCAATTAGATTAGATCAAGTATAAAGCCTAGATATACTCCAATTTAATTGGTTTGGCCCTCTTTTAAATTAGACTAAATTTAAAGTCTAGATACACTTTAATAAGAGAATTAAAGTTTTATAGATCAGTTATAAATATATAGACATAGTTAAAGTTTTATCTTAAAATCGATTAGCGAAAAGAGAATTAGACATGAAATTTATATAGTGATTTATGTTCTCTCTTTACATAGACCCGGAGATATTtgttatactcccttcgtcccggctaagatgactcATTTCTTAGTCGGTACGGGATTTTAGGATTggttggttaatgtgtttaattagagagagaaaatacgagtgtaagtattaaatggagagagaaataaagttGGATATTTAATTTGAGAGGGAAAAAATGGTTGAGTATATTAATTGGAAGAGAgagttactaaaaatagaaatgtgtcatcttagttaggacaaactaaaaaggaaagtgtgtcattttatgtgggacggagggagtatttgtttgtttctttgcCAACACCCGAACTAATATGATCATGTGGTCATGCAGGTCGCTCGGGCAGGCAGCGCCGGACATCACGGCGTTCATACGGGCCAAGGCGGCCGCGTACCCCATCTTCGAGATGATCGAGCGGAACAAGACGAGCAAGAGCAACGCCACAAGACACGGGAAGAAACCAAACAAAGTGGAAGGCCACATTAAGTTCAAGAACGTGATGTTCAGCTACCCTTCCCGCCCCGACGTCGCCATCTTCAACAAGCTCTCCCTCGACATCCCTCCCGGGAAAATCGTGGCCCTCGTCGGAGGCAGCGGCTCCGGGAAGAGCACCGTCATATCCCTGATAGAGCGCTTCTACGACCCGCTGTCCGGACACGTCATGCTCGATGGGAACGATGTAAGAGAGCTTGACCTCAAATGGCTCAGACAGCAGATTGGTTTGGTGAACCAAGAGCCTGCCCTGTTTGCCACCACCATAAGAGACAACATCCTCTATGGGAAAAATGATGCAACCAATGAGGAGATCACACGTGCTGCGAAGCTGTCTGAGGCTATCAACTTCATAAGCAACCTTCCTGATAGATTTGAGACTCAGGTGGGGGAGAGAGGGGTGCAGCTGTCTGGTGGCCAGAAGCAGAGGATTGCGATATCGCGTGCGATTGTGAAGAACCCTTCGATCTTGCTGCTGGATGAGGCCACGAGCGCGCTGGATGCTGAGTCGGAGAAGAGCGTGCAGGAGGCTCTTGACCGTGTGATGGTGGGGAGGACGACTGTGATCGTTGCGCATAGGCTTTCTACTATTAGAAACGCGGATGTGATTGCTGTTGTGCAGAATGGGGCCATTGTGGAGACTGGGAGCCATGAGGATCTTATGTCGAGGCCGAATAGCGCTTATGCTTCGCTTGTCCAGCTGCAGGAGGCCGCCTCGTCCACCTTGGCTCGCTTGCCCTCTCATAGCGGCCGCCCTCTCAGGTAATGAAGACCGAATCATCTTTATTTGATTGTAAAAAGATAGGTTCAAAAAGCCCCTACTAGCATATTTGTCCGTCACTGCTTGCAGCATTAGGTATTCGCGGGAAGGTAGCATAAAGTTTTCGAGGGAGCTATCGCGTACAACAAGAAGTCTGGGAGCAAGTTTTCGATCTGAGAAGTCTCTAAGCAGGTTTGGTGGTGATGGAGGTGACAATGTTGTGAAGCCGGCCAAGGTGTCTTTGAAGAGACTGTACGCCATGGTGCGGCCAGACTGGTTTTATGGCATTTCCGGCACTATCTGCGCGTTCATTGCTGGGGCGCAGTTTCCACTTTTCGCGCTTGGTGTCACTCAAGCTCTTGTGTCTTACTACCTGGATTGGGACACGACGCGTCGGGAAGTCAAGAAGATCGCCTTCCTCTTTACTGGAGGTGCTGTTTTGACTGTGATTGTCCACGCCATCACGCATCTCAGCTTCGGGATCATGGGAGAACGCCTCACACTTCGTGTTCGAGAGAAGATGTTCACTGGTAGTACTTTGCCACATTTTTGCTGTTTTTGTCATGAAAAAAATGGTGTCCTTACACTTTTTTGTCAATTGCAGCTATGTTGAGGAACGAGATCGGATGGTTTGATGATGTGAACAACACGAGCGCTATGCTAGCATCACGGCTGGAGACTGAGGCGACGCTGTTGAAGACAGTGGTCGTTGATCACTCGACCATTCTGTTGCAGAATGTAGGCCTTGTTGTGACTTCATTTGTCATCTCCTTCATGTTGAACTGGAGGCTCACTCTTATTGTCATTGCAACATATCCTTTGATAATCAGTGGCCATATTAGTGAGGTACCTCTCAAACTCAACCAATCAATGCTATCTACTTTATGTATATGTGTATATGTATACTGATTGCTGTTTTCAACTTCAGAAACTGTTCATGAAAGGCTATGGTGTGGACTTGAACAAAGCGTATCTCAAAGCGAACATGCTTGCTGGAGAGGCCGTGAGCAACATCCGTACAGTTGCAGCGTTCTGCTCAGAGGAGAAGGTTGTTAGTCTCTATGCACGCGAACTGGTTGAGCCATCAAGGAGCTCATTCAGGCGCGGCCAAGCTGCCGGGATCTTCTATGGAGTCTCGCAATTTTTCATCTTCTCATCCTACGGTCTTGCCTTATGGTATGTATGTGTGTTTGTACATAACATATGTTGCTAGGAAGAATGAAAACTAACTTGTTAGAATTAGGTATGGTTCTACTCTCATGGAGAAGAGGCTTTCCGGGTTTAAGTCAGTGATGAAGACATTCATGGTGCTGATTGTGACGGCCCTAGCTATGGGCGAGACGCTAGCCATGGCACCGGACCTTCTTAAGGGAAACAGAATGGTGGCGTCCGTGTTTGAAATGCTGGACCGGAGGACTGAGATTGTGAACGACGTTGGAGAAGAGGTTGTGCGGGTAGAAGGCTCAATCGAGCTCAAGGACGTCGAGTTTAGCTACCCGTCTAGGCCAAACGTGATGATTTTCAAGGACTTCAGCTTGAGAGTTCATCCTGGAAGAAGTATGGCACTAGTTGGCCAGAGTGGATCAGGCAAAAGCTCTGTCATTGCACTAATCCTCAGGTTCTATGATCCCACTTCTGGGAAAGTGTTGGTAGATGGTATGTTCCTTCTTATTTCAAGATTTGATATGATTTTCCTAGTCAAAATATGTAAGATACTATTCATATACAGGTAAGGACATAAAGAGGCTTAAGCTCAAGTCTCTAAGGAAACACATAGGGTTGGTGCAGCAAGAGCCAGCTCTGTTTGCCACCTCCATCTATGAGAATATCCTCTATGGCAAAGAGGGAGCCACAGAGGGTGAAATAATGGAAGCCGCGAAGCTTGCAAACGCGCATAGCTTCATCAGCGGGCTCCCAGAAGGGTACTCAACCCGGGTGGGGGAACGAGGGGTCCAGCTCTCCGGAGGGCAGAAGCAAAGAGTGGCCATAGCGAGGGCAATTCTAAAGAACCCTTCGATCCTGCTCTTGGATGAAGCGACTAGCGCTTTGGATGTGGAGTCAGAGCGCATCGTGCAGCAAGCACTCGACAGGCTGATGAAGAACCGGACGACAGTGGTGGTGGCGCACAGGCTGTCGACCATCAAGAATGCAGATCAAATATCAGTGTTGCAAGATGGCAAGATTATAGAGCAAGGGACTCATTCAAGTCTTGTAGAGAACAAAGATGGTGCCTATTACAAGTTGATAAACCTACAGAGGCAACAGCAACACTAAATGCTTAAGCTATACACAATTTTTTCAACAGATGTATGTGATTGTTTTTGTTGGAAAGTATTCGACGTGGtgtttattataattaatatgaaATGTTTGCTATATGTTGAAATgggaaaatcaataaaaatctTTACATACGTGTTTTATACATATCCATTTTCTTGTAAAGAAGACTTTTACTTCATCATCTAAGCAATAAATCCCCAGGGAGCTATCATCTCCTAATCATCATCTGCATTACTTTCTTCAACCTCGGGCTTGACAAAGAACTCGATATAAGCAATGCGGCTGGGCTGCTGATAGCCGGCCGAGTCAATGTGAGGATGGGGAACGGAGGGCTTCGCCACTGAAACAAGGTGCTGAATTTTGAGCATGCCACCTCTGCCAATTGTGGCCTTGCTCCCTCGATTGTCTTTCAGGACACTAGCCGGTATGTTTGAAGTTGTTGCTCGCAGGAACTTGTATTTGTACCTGACCAGACACGACAAAGCACTTCAGTAAGAGTCACGAAGCTGCGCATTATAGGCTAACAGGAAAGAAACCTGTGTGAAACTTGGCGATCACAGCTGAATGCAATCAGAAGGTCTGTATTGGCGTAGTAATTGAAATCTATCTGCAAGCAAACAGACTATGGTAACCCTCAAACAATAATGGGCTCTTTGAACAAATTTAGGGAAAGATTATTAGAGGCGTACCTGCAAGTCCCCGTGGCCTTCACCCCTGAAGATGACAGATGGGGGTGCTGGCTGTAACGATATTTGAATGCTAGACCCAGGCCACTCAAGATCATCAATAGCTTCCTTTAGAGCTGCAGACTAATAGATTAAGAATCATTTTGCTGATAGAATAACAGTTTGATTATTTCTTTAACTAACAAATAAAAGCCAAGCATATCAGTTGGATAGCATTGTCTGTTTGATTGTTATGAGTCTTATGACTATGCATCTCCAtgatataagaaaataaaagaaaaaaaacgtaATGTGGTAGCATTTTTTAGTAGACATCTGAGCAGTAACTAATAATCAGAACATTTCTCCTGAATAAGTAGTACTTATGAGACTGTTCAAATGCTTCATGATTAATGATGGAAATGGCAGGGAAGCCTAATACTTGAGAAGGTGGAACATGGTTGGAGATTAAGATGAATTGTCTGTTCTTCCAAATTGCAAGGAGCACTGAAGAGCTTTGATTCTCATGGGTTTTTGTTATCTACGTCTAGGACAGCCTCGAGGCTTATGGCTTGCTTGGCTGGAAAATTCCTCAAGGCTTAAAGCGCCTTTTAAAACCTTGATAACTACTACTGATACTTGAATCTGCGAGGGGTAAAACACAAAATACTCAACCTTCTTATACCTAAAGCTTTTAAGGGCGCTGCATCCTATAGGACTCGTAAATACAGGACCCAACAATTTTCGTAAAATGTTCAAGGACCATTCTGGGTCATATCAATCCTTTAAGTCGCATGCAATTCTTCAGAGACAAGGGAGGTAGCAAAAATACAAGAGTAGTGTTATGTTGGGAATCTGGAGGCTACGGAGTCCTTAGAGATATAATATTGCAAAAATGTCAATAAATTGCAATTGTGACATGATTGGGGGGGGGGAGACACATCACGCCCCTAATAAAATGACTTTTAACTTCAAGTGTGGTAAGCATAAAGAAATTTTAACAGAAAAAGGATAACTACAAAATAATCATTGGATAAAGAGATATGAAGAATATGCACAAGTGAAGGATGATTTGAATCTTTATTGTATGTCTGTATGTAGCACATAGCCAGACATTATTCAGGACTCAAAAGTCAATATCTACATACCCCGGCACTAATATGTTATGGCGTATAAGTTACTGAATTCTATTTTGCATTTCACATGTTCTTCTGAAAACGAAATTATTGGTTGAGTGCCTAATGTGCCCTTCTGATTCCATTTGTATGTAATTCATTCTTCCAAaatttaaaccaaaaatttcagAAAAGATGCTTCATGCTTGGCATATCAAACTTTCATACAAGTAGTGTCGATAATAGGAATGTCTGTTTTGATCATTGGTTGTATGCATAGTCATCATAGCTATGGCAAGTGAGGTTAAATGTTGAGTTGAAGCCATGGTGACATTACTTTGTGCACAAGTAGATATATGTTCTGAAGCCATAGTAATCAGCTAAGTCAGCTAAAAGTTATGTGCAAGTAGATATATGTTCTGATAAAAGATCATGGTGACATTACTTTGTGCACAAGTGCTGAAGTACTTTACAGCATATTAGCACATGGACATCACAAGAGTACTTATATATTCCAGAAGAGAGTCTAATTTTCCATTTCTTATTCCTTATGAACAATATATTTAAGTACTAAGTATATAAGTTAGGACATATTAGATCTTCTTACGTCTGAGTGAGAAACTTATTTTGATCTGCTTACGTATAAGTGAGTATacttatagaaattaaaaatattgcATAAGGGAACGAAAAATACTTTAACCGTGAAACTAAGAGGAATGCTTCCTGCAGGTTCAAAGTTGTAGTCCCATGAGATTGTCTCTGGAATAATTGTCCTTATCTCTGCATAAATGCCGGCATCTGGAGAATCAACAGATctgtaacatgcaaaataaGCAATCAGGTAAGGATTAAAATACATGttttaataaacaaaagaaCTCAGAAGAACAAAAGTATTGTGTTGGTATACTTTATGCATATACATGTCGTTCCCCCATATATCATCACTGCTGCATACAGAGTATTAATCTTTTGATGCCTTCAACACTGAATGCAGTAAACTGcatttttagtaaaaacacCTTATAACATCAAAAAGGTGTTGTCATCTCACTCACACTCACACCTGTTTTATGCTAAATCACTTCTACCTGGTTGGTCCATAATGGCCATTGTAGTTTAGGTCCTCTCTTTCCTATTGTCATAATTCTTCAATATTACAAACTTTTCCATAAAACATTTCTTTACCTAGGTGTTTTATATTTAGTAAACAAAGATTTGACAGGATATAAAAGTTCATTAAAACTCAAAACCATAGAAACATTCAAAATCAGAGAGTTTAATAACATAAAAGATGTAATCAATTTCTCCCTTCATCTTCCACTTATCTGCCAACTCGCCCCCAATCAATATTATAGCAATAGTAACCTTTCAACTTATTTAAAAACCAATCTACACAGCAAAATCCTCCCCTAAAAGTAAGGACAGAGACCAAATCCTTGATGACAAACGCACGATAAGAAAACAAGGCCATTAATTCCTAGCGATCACAGCATAAGAAAGACACAGCATGAATGCATTTAGTTTCACAAtcaaaaaattccaaaattaaaCACAATAGAGTGGACGACAATatacaacaaaaaaacaaagcaGTGGAGATGTTAGAATCCAAACCGGAGCATGAGTTG is a window of Salvia splendens isolate huo1 chromosome 3, SspV2, whole genome shotgun sequence DNA encoding:
- the LOC121796137 gene encoding uncharacterized protein LOC121796137, whose translation is MSSSAAVDTEADLVCELDSARGIVDALCSVRWKRFQDALVELSEHGIVIIVEETGCLQAKVYLQRELFIKYDYGATGRPRFGVSLGLFIDCLNTFSVPGRSNVLELRYPGPDMQLMLRSVDSPDAGIYAEIRTIIPETISWDYNFEPAGSIPLSFTVKSAALKEAIDDLEWPGSSIQISLQPAPPSVIFRGEGHGDLQIDFNYYANTDLLIAFSCDRQVSHRYKYKFLRATTSNIPASVLKDNRGSKATIGRGGMLKIQHLVSVAKPSVPHPHIDSAGYQQPSRIAYIEFFVKPEVEESNADDD
- the LOC121796136 gene encoding ABC transporter B family member 2-like, translated to MSHQSATGAASNFSVGGEDEDDEKKKKSGSKKTVGIAQMFSFADSYDYLLMFVGSIGACVHGASVPVFFIYFGKMINIIGLAYLFPKEASHKVAMYSLDFLYLSIVILFSSWTEVACWMHSGERQAAKMRMAYLRSMLNQDISIFDTEASTGEVISAITSDILLVQDAISEKVGKFLHYVSRFIVGFAVGFMRVWQISLVTLSIVPLIAIAGGIYAYVATGLIARVRKSYIEAGEIAEEVIGNVRTVHAFVGEEKAVKSYTESLLGTYKYGRKAGLAKGLGLGTLHCVLFLSWALLVWYTSVVVHKNIANGGESFTTMLNVVISGLSLGQAAPDITAFIRAKAAAYPIFEMIERNKTSKSNATRHGKKPNKVEGHIKFKNVMFSYPSRPDVAIFNKLSLDIPPGKIVALVGGSGSGKSTVISLIERFYDPLSGHVMLDGNDVRELDLKWLRQQIGLVNQEPALFATTIRDNILYGKNDATNEEITRAAKLSEAINFISNLPDRFETQVGERGVQLSGGQKQRIAISRAIVKNPSILLLDEATSALDAESEKSVQEALDRVMVGRTTVIVAHRLSTIRNADVIAVVQNGAIVETGSHEDLMSRPNSAYASLVQLQEAASSTLARLPSHSGRPLSIRYSREGSIKFSRELSRTTRSLGASFRSEKSLSRFGGDGGDNVVKPAKVSLKRLYAMVRPDWFYGISGTICAFIAGAQFPLFALGVTQALVSYYLDWDTTRREVKKIAFLFTGGAVLTVIVHAITHLSFGIMGERLTLRVREKMFTAMLRNEIGWFDDVNNTSAMLASRLETEATLLKTVVVDHSTILLQNVGLVVTSFVISFMLNWRLTLIVIATYPLIISGHISEKLFMKGYGVDLNKAYLKANMLAGEAVSNIRTVAAFCSEEKVVSLYARELVEPSRSSFRRGQAAGIFYGVSQFFIFSSYGLALWYGSTLMEKRLSGFKSVMKTFMVLIVTALAMGETLAMAPDLLKGNRMVASVFEMLDRRTEIVNDVGEEVVRVEGSIELKDVEFSYPSRPNVMIFKDFSLRVHPGRSMALVGQSGSGKSSVIALILRFYDPTSGKVLVDGKDIKRLKLKSLRKHIGLVQQEPALFATSIYENILYGKEGATEGEIMEAAKLANAHSFISGLPEGYSTRVGERGVQLSGGQKQRVAIARAILKNPSILLLDEATSALDVESERIVQQALDRLMKNRTTVVVAHRLSTIKNADQISVLQDGKIIEQGTHSSLVENKDGAYYKLINLQRQQQH